The proteins below come from a single Gordonia pseudamarae genomic window:
- a CDS encoding TetR/AcrR family transcriptional regulator: MSEPATTRAVGDRRASSKGDAQRARIIDALVELLRTHPISEVSVQGIAKQAGITRPTFYVYFESKYTVLAAAVDDVWKQFAITKSPMSAVDPRLPPAEMTRRLTGNAVRVWGAHHRLIAAALEARSSDDQLARLWDGLLEQNCEQIRGVLELLRAAGRIRPASDDLTALVEALFGMTVWSLVNSTWTDEGPDGNDSDSNDPDSDDPDRRPADTAREHLIEVISAIWLVSIWGISPDSDARPGGRIG, from the coding sequence GTGAGTGAGCCCGCAACCACCCGCGCCGTCGGCGATCGTCGCGCGTCGAGCAAGGGCGACGCGCAACGGGCGCGCATCATCGACGCCCTGGTGGAACTCCTCCGAACCCATCCGATCTCCGAGGTGTCGGTCCAGGGGATCGCCAAGCAGGCGGGCATCACCCGGCCGACGTTCTACGTGTACTTCGAGTCCAAGTACACCGTTCTGGCCGCCGCCGTCGATGACGTGTGGAAGCAGTTCGCGATCACCAAATCCCCGATGTCGGCGGTAGATCCGCGGCTTCCGCCGGCCGAGATGACGCGCCGGCTCACCGGCAACGCGGTACGTGTGTGGGGCGCGCATCATCGACTCATCGCGGCCGCCCTGGAGGCACGGTCGTCCGACGATCAGCTCGCCCGGCTGTGGGACGGGCTACTCGAACAGAACTGCGAGCAGATCCGCGGCGTCCTGGAACTCCTACGCGCGGCGGGTCGTATCCGGCCCGCCTCCGACGACCTGACCGCCCTCGTCGAGGCGTTGTTCGGGATGACGGTGTGGTCGCTGGTCAACAGCACCTGGACCGACGAGGGTCCGGACGGCAACGATTCCGACAGCAACGATCCCGACAGCGACGATCCGGACCGGCGGCCGGCGGACACCGCCCGCGAACACCTCATCGAGGTGATCTCGGCGATCTGGCTGGTATCGATCTGGGGGATATCGCCTGATTCGGACGCCCGACCGGGCGGCCGTATCGGCTGA
- a CDS encoding VIT1/CCC1 transporter family protein → MSPETARARITDVNDGIMAVAGMSLGLAGADVERTTTFAVITISAVVGALSVLGAELGEAFAQREAEIATAAEEQRLLDLQPEEEIAELVDWFVAKGVSEETSRQVAVELSEADALSAQLEIEYGIREMTSSRDAWTDGISAGVGFLIGALAPVLIAYLLPIGWREEWTIVAAIVSLTVTSFVLARSGRSDIRKTVARSVIMGAGTLAVSHILGDWLI, encoded by the coding sequence ATGTCCCCTGAGACCGCCCGTGCCCGCATCACCGATGTCAACGATGGCATCATGGCCGTGGCCGGGATGAGTTTGGGCCTGGCGGGTGCCGATGTCGAACGCACCACCACTTTCGCGGTCATCACGATCAGTGCGGTGGTGGGTGCGCTGTCGGTGCTGGGCGCCGAACTCGGCGAGGCCTTTGCTCAGCGTGAGGCCGAGATCGCCACGGCCGCCGAAGAACAACGCCTGCTCGACCTCCAGCCCGAGGAGGAGATCGCCGAGCTCGTCGACTGGTTTGTGGCCAAAGGCGTTTCAGAAGAGACCTCCCGCCAGGTGGCCGTGGAGCTTTCGGAGGCCGATGCACTTTCCGCGCAGTTGGAGATCGAGTACGGCATCCGGGAGATGACCAGTTCCCGCGACGCCTGGACCGACGGGATCTCGGCGGGGGTCGGCTTCTTGATCGGCGCGCTCGCCCCCGTCCTGATCGCCTATCTCCTGCCGATCGGGTGGCGTGAGGAATGGACGATCGTCGCGGCCATCGTCTCACTGACGGTCACCTCGTTCGTCCTGGCGCGTTCGGGCAGATCCGATATCCGCAAGACCGTGGCCCGCTCGGTCATCATGGGCGCGGGCACACTCGCGGTGTCCCATATTCTGGGCGACTGGCTGATCTGA
- a CDS encoding lysophospholipid acyltransferase family protein, whose amino-acid sequence MSRPTPAPSRHRREPVFRTLEIIATTLVRVQGLELRYSGIDNIPGRRSDGAVLAINHTGYVDFIPAALGVYRAGRRTRFMIKSEVMSIGIMRFLVNRTGTVAVDRSAGAQAYRAAVDSLRSGEVVAVYPEATISRSFELKDFKTGAVRMAAESGVPIVPVIVWGAQRQWTKGGIRRMGRSKIPVSVTFGPPITVAGDADAAAETARLREVMYRMLLDAQEGYGPHPAGELWVPARLGGSAPTRAEAAELEEAEARRRAEAKAQKAARPARPWWRHKLGR is encoded by the coding sequence ATGAGCCGCCCCACTCCGGCGCCATCGCGACATCGCCGCGAACCAGTGTTCCGAACATTGGAGATCATCGCCACCACTCTTGTCCGCGTGCAGGGGCTGGAGCTGCGCTACTCCGGGATCGACAACATCCCCGGCCGCCGCTCCGATGGGGCGGTTCTGGCGATCAACCACACCGGTTACGTCGACTTCATTCCCGCCGCCCTCGGCGTGTACCGGGCCGGCCGGCGAACCCGATTCATGATCAAGTCCGAGGTCATGTCGATCGGCATCATGCGTTTTCTGGTCAACCGCACCGGCACGGTCGCCGTCGACAGGTCGGCGGGCGCGCAGGCGTACCGGGCGGCGGTCGACAGTTTGCGGTCCGGCGAGGTGGTGGCCGTGTATCCGGAGGCGACGATCAGCCGCAGCTTCGAGTTGAAGGATTTCAAGACCGGCGCGGTGCGGATGGCCGCCGAGTCCGGCGTGCCGATCGTCCCGGTGATCGTGTGGGGTGCGCAGCGCCAGTGGACCAAAGGCGGCATCCGCCGTATGGGCCGGTCGAAGATTCCGGTGTCGGTCACGTTCGGCCCGCCGATCACCGTCGCCGGCGACGCGGACGCCGCCGCCGAGACCGCGCGGCTACGTGAGGTGATGTACCGCATGCTGCTCGACGCCCAGGAGGGCTACGGCCCGCACCCGGCCGGCGAGCTCTGGGTTCCGGCGCGACTGGGCGGTTCGGCGCCCACCCGTGCGGAAGCCGCCGAACTGGAGGAGGCGGAGGCCCGCCGCCGCGCCGAGGCGAAGGCGCAGAAGGCGGCCCGCCCCGCGCGCCCGTGGTGGCGCCATAAACTGGGCCGGTGA
- a CDS encoding major capsid protein translates to MALDLQTMIDKAAEGSTEKQRTAAVATLLEDATRGDLDQLLSEVTDKFSALDDTDPTSEDQVLGLEYLAAVAVAAKAAQEAADKRIDEVRAKRADLAAKVLGDTTADVAADDTDPGVEDSAEQGNDTSTDGAETDTEQRVEVTEPVATDVAPAVEAVSEPVAVAASAGKRFNLANIQQKAPAPTKPAVTITASADVSGYAGGQNLDYTGLVAAAASKIESVTRAGVNTSGSIAQVHLDFPDHLVASGANDADVIETAVDQSKLAGGSIVAAGGWCAPSEVIYDLVDLLADTKTGLISVPEIQAKRGGIRTAMNLGFAKVWAGNAGLIQTDVQANETPVLTPPVDAPDEQPVAPQVTDLSGLTDTDLLELMQDANRVGDDELYEAAVAEWDARSALDHSREDDTETPSSLSEPAGGPVETDAQFAGLDDAELIAVMNDAINADDDDLYRAAAAAEWARREGLTSAGRVRDEAFWSRRWRRPAAYGEPIRGGRSQIPQRGGDHPQRTTNRFMPSGTDLPDEYQDLPGGSPIPFTPRTAPMPTPEDMERVLDKHRHDSTVPNKSRFPESWSDQDVAGAIAITIQLPDRPVQRFGTSLVFERDVDGILVRAQVRTDSDPSIFWSAYPPKVVD, encoded by the coding sequence GTGGCACTCGACCTACAGACCATGATCGACAAGGCTGCCGAAGGTAGCACCGAGAAGCAGCGCACCGCCGCCGTCGCAACCCTGCTCGAAGACGCAACCCGCGGTGACCTCGACCAGCTGCTCAGCGAGGTGACCGACAAGTTTTCGGCCCTCGATGACACCGACCCCACCAGCGAAGACCAGGTTCTGGGTCTCGAATACCTGGCGGCAGTGGCGGTTGCGGCGAAGGCTGCGCAGGAAGCCGCCGACAAGCGCATTGATGAGGTGCGCGCCAAGCGCGCCGACCTCGCCGCGAAGGTGTTGGGCGACACCACCGCAGACGTGGCCGCCGACGACACCGACCCAGGTGTGGAGGACTCCGCCGAGCAGGGCAACGACACCAGCACCGACGGCGCGGAAACCGACACCGAGCAGCGCGTCGAGGTCACCGAGCCTGTCGCCACCGACGTAGCACCGGCAGTCGAAGCCGTCTCCGAACCGGTCGCGGTCGCCGCATCCGCCGGGAAACGCTTCAACCTCGCCAACATCCAGCAGAAGGCCCCCGCACCCACCAAACCCGCCGTCACGATCACCGCATCCGCGGACGTGTCCGGTTACGCCGGAGGCCAGAACCTCGACTACACCGGCCTCGTCGCCGCCGCCGCATCAAAGATCGAGTCGGTGACCCGTGCCGGTGTCAACACCTCCGGCAGCATCGCACAGGTACATCTCGACTTCCCCGACCATCTGGTCGCATCCGGCGCGAACGACGCCGACGTGATCGAGACCGCCGTCGACCAGTCGAAACTGGCCGGTGGTTCCATCGTCGCCGCCGGCGGCTGGTGCGCACCATCCGAAGTGATCTACGACCTCGTAGACCTTCTCGCCGACACCAAAACCGGACTGATCTCGGTCCCCGAAATCCAGGCCAAGCGTGGCGGTATCAGGACCGCGATGAACTTGGGCTTCGCGAAGGTATGGGCGGGTAACGCGGGTCTGATCCAGACCGATGTGCAGGCCAACGAGACCCCCGTCCTGACACCACCGGTGGACGCGCCCGATGAGCAGCCGGTCGCGCCGCAGGTAACGGATCTGTCCGGGCTCACCGACACGGACCTGTTGGAGTTGATGCAGGACGCGAACCGGGTAGGGGACGACGAACTGTATGAGGCGGCGGTAGCGGAGTGGGATGCACGATCTGCACTCGACCATTCTCGAGAAGACGACACGGAAACCCCCAGTTCGCTGAGTGAACCCGCAGGTGGTCCGGTCGAGACGGATGCCCAGTTCGCCGGGCTCGACGACGCCGAACTCATCGCCGTGATGAACGATGCGATCAACGCCGATGACGATGACCTGTACCGGGCCGCCGCCGCCGCCGAGTGGGCACGCCGCGAAGGACTCACCTCCGCCGGACGCGTGCGGGACGAGGCGTTCTGGTCTCGGCGCTGGCGTCGGCCGGCTGCATACGGCGAACCGATTCGTGGTGGCCGCTCACAGATCCCGCAACGTGGCGGCGACCACCCACAACGGACAACCAACCGATTCATGCCGAGCGGAACGGACCTACCCGATGAATACCAGGACCTACCGGGTGGGTCGCCGATTCCGTTCACGCCCCGAACCGCACCGATGCCCACCCCTGAGGACATGGAGCGGGTACTCGATAAGCACCGGCATGATTCGACCGTCCCGAACAAGAGTCGCTTTCCTGAAAGCTGGTCAGACCAAGACGTTGCAGGCGCGATCGCGATCACCATTCAATTGCCTGATCGACCGGTCCAACGCTTCGGGACATCTCTGGTATTTGAGCGAGATGTTGATGGCATACTAGTTCGGGCTCAGGTGCGGACAGACTCGGACCCGTCCATATTCTGGTCGGCGTACCCTCCGAAGGTTGTAGACTGA
- a CDS encoding ribosome modulation factor, whose protein sequence is MTDRTMVEAAYREGQQAEPGASNPYYGMPVCARMWREGYRDNHTRPQEVADNGL, encoded by the coding sequence ATGACTGATCGGACGATGGTAGAGGCAGCGTACCGGGAGGGACAGCAGGCCGAACCCGGTGCGTCGAACCCGTATTACGGGATGCCGGTGTGTGCCCGTATGTGGCGGGAAGGGTACCGCGACAACCACACCCGCCCACAGGAGGTGGCCGACAATGGCCTGTAA
- a CDS encoding IS3 family transposase (programmed frameshift), with protein sequence MTISSLAVAGDNACMDSSHPRSDGPRRRRTFTPADKLAHLAAYEQACERGEGGAYLRTEGLYSSLISEWRKQRDAGVLDGKPAGVKIGKLTAEQVEIARLKRELDRTGKRLATTEAALEIMGKAPRALGTDLRERGHRRAAQEALMATHHDLTEAGVSTRAATSLTAVTRSTAARSRARRQWPAPAARKVPVNKLTDAERARVLTMLNCDRFVDQAPLEVYAQLLDEGIYLCSVSTMYRILRENKQVTERRRQARHPTRTCPELVATGPRQVYTWDITKLPGPVKGVYYDAYVMVDIYSRYIVGAHVQTRESAVLAVEFMTDVFRVHGTPTVVHADRGTSMTSKPVAALLADLEVTRSHSRPKVSNDNPYSESLFKTLKYGPTFPQRFGSIHHARDFLDTFVTWYNHEHRHTGIGLHTPADVHFGLATDKATQRTGVLTAARLAHPERFTPADPTPKILNLPASAWINKPDTTTDHAAA encoded by the exons ATGACAATTTCCAGCCTGGCCGTGGCCGGGGACAATGCCTGCATGGATTCCTCGCATCCGCGTTCTGACGGTCCGCGCCGACGCCGCACGTTCACCCCGGCGGACAAACTCGCCCACCTGGCCGCATATGAACAGGCCTGTGAGCGCGGCGAGGGCGGCGCCTACCTGCGTACCGAGGGCCTGTACTCGTCGCTGATCAGCGAATGGCGCAAACAACGCGACGCCGGTGTCCTCGACGGCAAACCCGCTGGGGTGAAGATCGGCAAGCTCACCGCCGAGCAGGTCGAGATCGCCCGACTCAAACGCGAACTCGACAGGACCGGCAAGCGGTTGGCCACCACCGAGGCGGCTCTGGAGATCATGGGAAAAGCGC CACGCGCTCTTGGAACAGATCTCCGAGAGCGCGGACACCGACGAGCCGCGCAAGAAGCACTGATGGCCACCCATCACGACCTGACCGAGGCCGGCGTGAGCACCCGGGCAGCCACCTCGCTGACGGCGGTGACGCGATCTACCGCCGCCCGCAGCAGGGCGCGCAGGCAGTGGCCGGCACCGGCCGCGAGGAAGGTGCCCGTGAACAAGCTCACCGACGCCGAACGCGCCCGCGTGTTGACGATGTTGAACTGTGACCGGTTCGTCGACCAGGCCCCGCTCGAGGTGTATGCGCAGCTGCTCGACGAGGGCATCTACCTGTGTTCGGTATCGACGATGTACCGGATCCTGCGGGAGAACAAACAGGTCACCGAGCGGCGCCGGCAGGCCCGACACCCCACCCGCACCTGCCCGGAGCTGGTCGCGACCGGGCCCCGGCAGGTCTATACCTGGGACATCACGAAGCTGCCCGGGCCGGTCAAGGGCGTCTACTACGACGCCTACGTGATGGTCGACATCTACTCCCGCTACATTGTCGGCGCCCACGTACAAACCCGCGAATCAGCAGTACTCGCAGTGGAATTCATGACCGACGTCTTCAGGGTTCATGGCACACCAACGGTGGTGCACGCCGACCGGGGAACATCGATGACCAGCAAACCGGTCGCAGCGCTGCTCGCGGACCTCGAGGTGACCCGGTCACATTCGCGACCGAAGGTGTCCAACGACAACCCGTACTCCGAATCACTGTTCAAGACCCTCAAGTACGGGCCCACGTTCCCGCAAAGGTTCGGATCCATCCACCACGCCCGGGACTTCCTCGACACGTTCGTGACCTGGTACAACCACGAACACCGGCACACCGGCATCGGCCTGCACACCCCGGCCGACGTCCACTTCGGCCTCGCCACCGACAAAGCAACGCAGCGAACTGGTGTGCTGACCGCGGCCCGTTTGGCCCACCCCGAACGATTCACGCCCGCAGACCCGACACCGAAGATCCTGAACCTGCCGGCCAGCGCCTGGATCAACAAGCCCGACACCACGACCGATCACGCCGCCGCGTAA